In the Pseudolabrys taiwanensis genome, one interval contains:
- a CDS encoding SDR family NAD(P)-dependent oxidoreductase, giving the protein MKSFDLTGRIAFVTGGNGGIGLGMAEGLAAAGATVVIAGRDKSKAEAALKALRAHGGEADFATLDVVSEQSCKDTIGQVASRFGRLDILINNAGTSVRKAPEQVTAAEWHQVIDTNLTSALLCSQAAYPHMAKAGGGKIINTGSVMSILASGWSAPYAASKGGIVQLARSLAVAWAKDNIQVNTILPGWIDTDMSRGARKQVEGLDERVLARTPAARWGKPEDFAGIAVFLASAASDFVTGTAIPIDGGYTVQM; this is encoded by the coding sequence ATGAAGAGTTTCGATTTGACCGGACGCATCGCGTTCGTCACCGGCGGCAATGGCGGCATTGGGCTCGGCATGGCCGAGGGCCTGGCGGCCGCCGGCGCGACCGTGGTGATCGCCGGTCGCGACAAGAGCAAGGCGGAAGCGGCGCTGAAGGCGTTGCGCGCGCATGGCGGTGAAGCCGATTTCGCGACGCTCGACGTCGTCAGCGAGCAGTCCTGCAAGGATACGATCGGGCAGGTGGCGTCACGCTTCGGCCGGCTCGATATCCTGATCAACAATGCCGGGACGTCCGTGCGCAAGGCGCCGGAGCAGGTCACCGCCGCCGAATGGCATCAGGTGATCGATACCAATCTCACCAGCGCGCTGCTGTGTTCGCAAGCGGCGTACCCGCACATGGCGAAGGCCGGCGGGGGCAAGATCATCAATACCGGTTCGGTGATGTCGATCCTGGCGTCGGGATGGAGTGCGCCTTATGCCGCGAGCAAGGGCGGCATCGTCCAGCTTGCGCGGTCGTTGGCGGTCGCCTGGGCGAAGGACAACATCCAGGTCAACACCATCCTGCCGGGTTGGATCGACACCGATATGTCGCGCGGCGCCCGCAAGCAGGTCGAGGGGCTCGACGAGCGCGTCCTGGCGCGGACCCCGGCCGCGCGCTGGGGCAAGCCGGAAGACTTCGCCGGCATCGCCGTGTTCCTGGCGTCGGCCGCGTCGGACTTCGTCACCGGCACGGCCATTCCGATCGACGGTGGTTATACGGTGCAGATGTGA
- a CDS encoding Hsp20 family protein — MRTLNLDPFWRTSIGFDRLFDLVDQSLRVEPEDQYPPCNIIRTGENGYRISLAVAGFTPEQISVTVDQNVLAIAGRAEQKQDNGEYLYRGIAGRSFERRFNLADYVEVVSASLDNGLLQIDLVRELPEAMKPRRIEIASGKAVSDDKVRTIEHSRAA, encoded by the coding sequence ATGAGAACCCTGAACCTCGATCCCTTCTGGCGGACGAGCATCGGCTTCGACCGCCTTTTCGACCTCGTCGATCAGAGCCTCCGCGTCGAGCCGGAGGACCAGTATCCGCCCTGCAACATCATACGCACCGGTGAGAACGGCTATCGCATCTCGCTGGCGGTCGCCGGTTTCACGCCCGAACAGATCAGCGTCACCGTTGACCAGAACGTGCTGGCGATCGCCGGCCGGGCCGAGCAGAAGCAGGACAACGGCGAATATCTTTACCGTGGCATCGCTGGGCGATCGTTCGAGCGGCGCTTCAATCTGGCCGACTACGTCGAGGTCGTGAGCGCATCGCTTGATAATGGTCTGCTTCAGATCGACCTCGTGCGCGAACTGCCGGAGGCGATGAAGCCGCGCCGCATCGAGATTGCGAGCGGCAAGGCCGTCAGCGACGACAAAGTCCGCACCATCGAGCATTCAAGGGCCGCCTAA
- a CDS encoding TerC family protein, with the protein MNDLLILAGDPAAWAALAMLIVMEVVLGIDNLIFIAILTNRLPEHQRALGRRLGIGLALILRLALLGSVAFIVTLTAPLFSVFGQGLSWRDLILIAGGLFLMWKATKEIHHRVDPDPGPDMFDRKDVTLGFASALGQIVMLDLVFSVDSIITAVGMTEHIEIMVIAVVVAVLVMMLAANPLANFINANPTIVMLALGFLLMIGMTLIAEGFGAHVPKGYVYAAMAFSALVEALNMLERRARRRLRS; encoded by the coding sequence ATGAACGATCTTCTGATACTGGCCGGCGACCCGGCCGCCTGGGCTGCCCTCGCGATGCTGATCGTCATGGAGGTCGTGCTCGGCATCGACAATCTCATCTTCATCGCCATTCTGACCAACCGCCTGCCTGAACATCAGCGCGCGCTCGGGCGTCGTCTCGGTATCGGGCTCGCCCTTATCTTGCGACTCGCATTGCTCGGCTCGGTCGCCTTCATCGTCACGCTGACCGCGCCGCTGTTTTCCGTGTTCGGGCAGGGTCTGTCGTGGCGCGACCTGATCCTGATCGCCGGCGGCTTGTTCCTGATGTGGAAGGCGACGAAGGAAATCCACCACCGCGTCGATCCGGATCCCGGGCCGGATATGTTCGACCGCAAGGACGTCACGCTCGGTTTCGCGTCGGCGCTCGGTCAGATCGTGATGCTCGATCTCGTGTTTTCCGTCGATAGCATCATCACCGCCGTGGGCATGACCGAGCACATCGAGATCATGGTCATCGCGGTCGTCGTCGCCGTGCTGGTCATGATGCTGGCGGCCAATCCGCTCGCCAATTTCATCAATGCCAACCCGACCATCGTCATGCTCGCGCTCGGCTTCCTCCTGATGATCGGCATGACGCTGATCGCGGAGGGCTTCGGCGCGCATGTGCCCAAGGGCTATGTCTACGCGGCGATGGCGTTCTCCGCGCTGGTCGAGGCGCTCAACATGCTCGAGCGGCGCGCACGCAGGCGGCTCCGCTCCTAA
- the tyrS gene encoding tyrosine--tRNA ligase produces MSAYKSEFLNILAERGFIHQVSEPEILDQRAMEGTITAYIGYDCTAPSLHIGHLLPTMMLYWLQQTGHRPIALMGGGTTRVGDPSGKDETRRVLTNEVINENLASIRKTFSKFLKFEAEGGNAVMANNADWLNTLNYIDFLRDVGRHFSVNRMLSFDSVKLRLERQHELSFLEFNYMILQAYDFVELNKRYGCTLQMGGSDQWGNIVNGIDLGRRMNNAHLFALTAPLITTASGAKMGKTAAGAVWLNADLVSPYGYWQFWRNTEDGDVTRFLKLFTILPLDEIARLGALKGAELNEAKKVLATEATALMHGREAAEQAAETARKTFEEGALAESLPTIEIARAELDNGIGVLVAFAEKTGLVSSNGDARRQIKAGGLKVNDVTVSDEKSTLSAKDLTPEGVIKLSLGKKKHILLKPT; encoded by the coding sequence ATGAGCGCCTATAAGTCTGAATTTCTTAACATTCTTGCCGAGCGTGGCTTCATCCACCAGGTCTCCGAGCCGGAGATTTTGGATCAGCGTGCCATGGAAGGCACGATCACGGCCTATATTGGCTACGACTGCACGGCGCCCTCGCTGCACATCGGCCATCTGCTGCCGACCATGATGCTCTATTGGCTGCAGCAGACCGGCCACCGGCCGATCGCGCTGATGGGTGGCGGCACCACGCGCGTCGGCGATCCGTCCGGCAAGGACGAGACGCGCCGCGTGCTGACCAACGAGGTCATCAACGAGAACCTCGCCTCGATCCGCAAGACGTTCTCCAAGTTCCTCAAGTTCGAGGCCGAAGGCGGCAACGCCGTCATGGCCAACAATGCGGACTGGCTGAATACGCTCAATTACATCGACTTCCTGCGCGACGTCGGCCGGCACTTCTCGGTCAACCGCATGCTGTCGTTCGACTCGGTGAAGCTGCGGCTCGAGCGTCAGCACGAACTGTCGTTCCTGGAATTCAACTACATGATCCTCCAGGCCTACGACTTCGTCGAACTGAACAAGCGTTACGGCTGCACGCTGCAGATGGGCGGCTCCGATCAGTGGGGCAACATCGTCAACGGTATCGATCTCGGACGCCGCATGAACAATGCGCATCTGTTCGCGCTGACGGCACCGCTGATCACCACCGCCTCCGGCGCCAAGATGGGCAAGACCGCGGCCGGCGCGGTGTGGCTCAATGCCGATCTCGTCAGCCCGTACGGCTACTGGCAGTTCTGGCGCAACACCGAGGACGGCGACGTCACGCGCTTCCTCAAGCTGTTCACGATCCTGCCGCTCGACGAGATCGCCAGGCTCGGCGCGCTCAAGGGCGCCGAACTCAACGAGGCCAAGAAGGTGCTGGCGACGGAAGCGACCGCGCTGATGCACGGCCGCGAGGCCGCCGAGCAAGCGGCCGAGACCGCGCGCAAGACCTTCGAGGAAGGCGCGCTCGCCGAGAGCCTGCCGACGATCGAGATCGCGCGCGCGGAGCTCGATAACGGCATTGGTGTGCTCGTCGCCTTCGCCGAGAAGACGGGGCTCGTGTCGTCGAACGGCGACGCCCGCCGTCAGATCAAGGCCGGCGGCTTGAAGGTCAACGACGTCACCGTCAGCGACGAAAAGTCGACGTTGTCGGCGAAGGACCTGACGCCCGAAGGCGTGATCAAGCTCTCGCTCGGCAAAAAGAAACATATACTGCTCAAGCCGACGTGA
- a CDS encoding anhydro-N-acetylmuramic acid kinase, translating into MSGTSLDGVDVALIETDGERIAAFGPVGYRPYSESERDLLRAALAEGAKLNDRWARPGVLKEAEAFVTAAHAEAVETFLRDNSIADVDIVGFHGQTVIHRPELRLTVQIGDGPALARRLKLPVAYDFRAADVAAGGQGAPLVPIFHQALARGLSHAHPMAVLNVGGVANVTWVDGGDPVACDTGPGNALIDDFMRARTGLPLDRDGDQASRGRVDETFVARVLDHPFFDQHCPKSLDRNAFAFANIDLPGFTVADGAATLSALTAASVARVVPHLPATPKSWIVCGGGAHNPTLMRMLTERLAPATVETANAVGWSADSIEAQAFAYLAVRTLNDLPITFPKTTGAPQPMSGGVVARP; encoded by the coding sequence ATGAGCGGCACCTCGCTCGACGGCGTCGACGTGGCCTTGATCGAGACCGACGGCGAACGGATCGCGGCCTTCGGGCCGGTCGGCTACCGGCCTTATTCCGAAAGCGAGCGGGATCTCCTGCGGGCGGCGCTCGCCGAGGGCGCCAAACTCAACGACCGCTGGGCGCGGCCGGGTGTGCTGAAAGAGGCCGAGGCCTTCGTCACCGCGGCGCATGCGGAAGCGGTCGAGACGTTTCTGCGCGACAACAGCATCGCCGACGTCGACATTGTCGGCTTCCACGGCCAGACCGTGATCCATCGCCCCGAATTGCGCCTCACGGTACAGATCGGCGACGGCCCGGCGCTGGCGCGCCGGTTGAAGCTGCCGGTCGCGTACGATTTCCGCGCCGCCGACGTCGCCGCCGGCGGACAGGGCGCGCCGCTGGTGCCGATCTTCCATCAGGCTTTGGCCCGCGGACTCTCGCATGCGCATCCGATGGCGGTGTTGAACGTCGGCGGCGTCGCCAATGTCACGTGGGTCGACGGTGGCGACCCGGTCGCTTGCGACACCGGACCGGGCAATGCGCTGATCGACGACTTCATGCGCGCGCGCACCGGCCTGCCGCTCGATCGCGATGGCGATCAGGCATCGCGCGGCCGCGTGGACGAAACGTTCGTTGCGCGCGTGCTCGATCATCCGTTCTTCGATCAGCATTGCCCGAAGTCGCTCGACCGCAATGCCTTTGCTTTCGCCAATATCGACCTGCCGGGTTTCACCGTCGCGGACGGCGCGGCGACTTTGTCGGCGCTTACGGCGGCGAGCGTGGCGCGTGTCGTGCCGCATCTGCCGGCGACGCCGAAATCGTGGATCGTCTGCGGCGGCGGCGCGCACAACCCGACATTGATGCGTATGTTGACCGAGCGGCTCGCACCGGCGACGGTGGAAACCGCCAATGCGGTCGGCTGGTCGGCGGATTCGATCGAGGCGCAGGCTTTCGCTTATCTTGCCGTGCGCACGCTCAACGATCTGCCGATCACATTTCCAAAAACAACCGGCGCGCCGCAACCGATGAGCGGCGGCGTCGTTGCAAGACCATAA
- a CDS encoding M23 family metallopeptidase codes for MSRQVPRASHDYTLTHHGRQVRIGPVAFWIVVGTLVVMAVWSIATGTYFAFREDVLTRLIGRQAEMQFAYEDRIAELRAQVDRITSRQLLDQEQFEQKLNALLKRQATLEQRTNSLTADSLTTGTVKPARTQPTPEAPAPKLRSSSLTGESMTFMAPPDQLQWRDAATDDARTLSRAKAGGLEGTLARVSLSLDKVEKRQTTALSEAEDRVEGKAARLHSVLSELGVNVGKAPARGVGGPFVPVKPLHPTAGDFERQIYRINVAKAQLDRYTNTLTTVPVRKPITGEIELSSTFGVRLDPFLRRPAMHTGLDMRGDTGDPVYATASGKVSVAGREGGYGNMVEIEHGHGFATRYGHLSAIEVKVGQQVRIGQIIGRIGSTGRSTGPHLHYETRINDEPVDPQRFLKAGAKLGLL; via the coding sequence ATGTCGCGGCAGGTCCCGCGCGCCTCGCACGACTACACGTTGACCCATCATGGGCGGCAGGTGCGCATCGGGCCGGTGGCCTTCTGGATCGTGGTCGGCACATTGGTGGTGATGGCGGTATGGTCGATCGCGACCGGCACCTATTTCGCTTTCCGCGAGGACGTGCTCACCCGCTTGATCGGCCGCCAGGCCGAGATGCAGTTCGCTTACGAAGACCGCATCGCCGAGTTGCGCGCGCAGGTCGACCGCATCACCAGCCGGCAATTGCTGGACCAAGAACAATTCGAACAGAAGCTCAATGCGCTGCTGAAGCGCCAGGCGACGCTCGAACAGCGCACCAATTCTCTCACCGCCGACTCGCTCACCACCGGCACGGTCAAGCCCGCGCGCACGCAGCCGACACCGGAAGCGCCTGCGCCAAAGCTCCGCTCCTCGTCGCTGACCGGCGAAAGCATGACCTTCATGGCGCCGCCGGACCAGTTGCAGTGGCGCGATGCGGCGACCGACGACGCCCGTACGCTGAGCCGTGCCAAGGCCGGCGGCCTCGAAGGCACGCTGGCGCGCGTCTCGCTCTCGCTCGACAAGGTCGAGAAGCGCCAGACCACCGCCCTGTCCGAAGCCGAAGATCGCGTCGAAGGCAAAGCCGCACGTCTGCACAGCGTTCTCAGTGAACTCGGCGTCAATGTCGGCAAGGCGCCGGCGCGCGGCGTCGGCGGCCCGTTCGTGCCGGTGAAGCCGCTGCACCCGACGGCCGGCGACTTCGAACGCCAGATCTATCGTATCAATGTCGCCAAAGCGCAGCTCGACCGTTACACCAACACCCTGACCACGGTGCCCGTGCGTAAACCGATTACGGGCGAGATCGAACTGTCCTCGACCTTCGGCGTGCGTCTCGATCCGTTTCTTCGGCGGCCGGCGATGCATACCGGCCTCGACATGCGCGGCGACACCGGCGATCCGGTCTATGCAACGGCCTCCGGAAAAGTCTCGGTCGCCGGACGCGAAGGCGGCTATGGCAACATGGTCGAGATCGAGCACGGCCACGGCTTCGCCACCCGTTACGGCCATCTCTCCGCCATCGAAGTCAAAGTCGGCCAGCAGGTGCGGATAGGCCAGATTATCGGCCGCATCGGCTCGACCGGCCGCTCCACCGGCCCTCACCTGCACTACGAAACGCGCATCAACGACGAGCCGGTCGACCCGCAGCGGTTCCTCAAGGCCGGCGCCAAGCTCGGTCTGCTCTGA
- a CDS encoding peroxiredoxin: MADELEPGEKAPAFTLPRDGGGTVSLKDFKGRNLVLYFYPKANTPGCTKESIAFSKLRAAFAKADTEILGVSADPVAAQDKFRDKHQLTIPLASDEAKEMLAAYGAWGEKSLYGRKFMGVIRKTLLIDKTGRIAKVWPKVKVEGHADDVLAAARAL; the protein is encoded by the coding sequence TTGGCCGATGAACTCGAGCCGGGCGAAAAAGCCCCAGCCTTTACGCTGCCGCGCGACGGCGGCGGGACGGTTTCACTGAAGGACTTCAAGGGGCGCAATCTGGTCCTCTATTTCTATCCCAAGGCTAACACGCCCGGTTGCACAAAAGAGTCCATTGCCTTCTCCAAGTTGCGTGCGGCCTTTGCCAAAGCCGACACCGAAATTCTCGGGGTCTCCGCCGACCCGGTCGCGGCCCAGGACAAGTTCCGCGACAAGCATCAGCTGACCATCCCCCTCGCCTCGGACGAGGCGAAGGAAATGCTCGCCGCCTATGGCGCCTGGGGCGAGAAGTCCCTGTACGGGCGTAAGTTCATGGGCGTCATCCGCAAGACTCTCCTGATCGACAAGACCGGCCGCATCGCCAAGGTCTGGCCGAAAGTGAAGGTCGAGGGCCATGCCGATGACGTCCTCGCGGCCGCGCGTGCGCTCTGA
- a CDS encoding DUF3971 domain-containing protein, with translation MLWFCLHPWLRRFVVGVGVLVVLLALGLGGLWWRLSNGPIELDIVTPWLKAAIEQNFGGKHTVTVGGTQIERDENGHTSLRLRDIVVRDTDGTVVASAPKAEVGISGRSLLSGELRASSLNLVGAEMSVRIETDGGVTVFAGADKRPIATAAPPLTPPPPPTPADPAVGASPAVKTGLQEFAEALAFVDNVGSGDLDDLRQIGLKDGRLVVEDQRNGKRLSFERINVSLTRPSQGGIIFKIESASPERPWNLTAAMRPLEDGVRAVGIEARRISTRDILLALRLNDDSVDADLPLSASIRAEIAANGMPQMIQGQLLADAGTIADHADERRNIHLDRAEFRLNWDARRKSLIVPFQIQADGNQFTMRATVEAPAEGSTAWTMTLARGDAVIDPIIFGANQHDQESLALNRANARLRIDPARKRIDLEQGDFRRIDTRPSLNFGVAVTGSFDFSTPDPQLAFGVAANRMPIAVMKRVWPVFAATDVRSWVLDHISSGTVERILIAGNAPLSQYDEKGPPMAEEALSVDVETSDTTLKPVPDLPAIRDADLTVRITGGSASVNLGRGTIDVDQGRKLNIASGVFEIADTHQKPSKARATFRIDGTVPAAAAFLSSDAMRQTIGLSLDPASSRGTLAAQVAINFLIGKTAPPNSLSYVVNADLTNFAADKLLMGQKIEAAALKVVASSDAYQIKGDVKINGTPASIEVRKQKRDADAELKLTATLDEAARKRLGLDLGSALVGGMPIRLIGRVGDNVTDERMTVDADLTPVKIDNLLPGWTKGAGKAARATFTLIKSAKSMRFEDLLIDGNGANVKGALEVDNSGDLMNANFPVFSLSEGDKVTVKADRGNDNVLRVVVRGDVYDGRGFVKASMAGSSEKSKSKSPDIDLDIKIGTVAGHNGETLRGLDLKLGRRNGNIRSLSMSSKIGRDSPLIGDLRLRARDNHQVVYLETDDAGALFRFTDMYPRMFGGQMWVAMDPPNAEQTPQFGTLFIRNFVVRGEPALDSVVSNAPNGSGKGSVDFSEMRADFTRSTGKMSIRDGIVRGPLVGATVEGNIDYVRDEVHLRGTFVPFYGLNNMFGQIPIVGLFLGGGSNEGLVGIAYEATGPPGAPRLMVNPVTAIAPGLLRKFIPSPGSFDPSFVPPAPTR, from the coding sequence TTGCTCTGGTTCTGCCTGCATCCTTGGCTGCGCCGCTTCGTCGTCGGGGTCGGCGTTCTGGTCGTGCTGCTCGCCCTGGGCCTCGGCGGTCTGTGGTGGCGACTGAGCAACGGGCCGATCGAACTCGATATCGTGACGCCCTGGCTCAAGGCGGCGATCGAACAGAATTTTGGCGGCAAGCACACTGTTACCGTCGGCGGCACGCAGATCGAGCGTGACGAGAACGGCCACACCTCGCTGCGTCTGCGCGACATCGTCGTGCGCGATACCGATGGCACCGTGGTCGCCAGCGCACCCAAGGCCGAAGTCGGCATCTCCGGCCGCAGTCTTTTGTCAGGCGAGTTGCGCGCGTCCAGCCTCAATCTGGTCGGCGCTGAAATGTCGGTCCGCATCGAAACCGACGGCGGCGTCACCGTCTTCGCGGGGGCGGACAAGCGGCCGATCGCGACCGCAGCGCCGCCGTTGACGCCGCCGCCGCCGCCGACACCGGCGGACCCCGCCGTCGGGGCGAGCCCGGCGGTCAAGACCGGCCTGCAGGAGTTCGCCGAAGCGCTCGCTTTCGTCGACAATGTCGGCAGCGGCGACCTCGACGATCTGCGCCAGATCGGCCTCAAGGACGGCCGCCTCGTGGTCGAGGACCAGCGCAACGGCAAACGGCTGAGCTTCGAGCGCATCAATGTGAGCCTGACGCGCCCGAGCCAGGGCGGCATCATCTTCAAGATCGAGTCCGCCAGCCCCGAGCGGCCGTGGAATCTGACCGCCGCCATGCGCCCGCTCGAGGACGGCGTCCGCGCCGTCGGCATCGAGGCGCGGCGGATCTCGACCCGCGACATTCTGCTGGCGCTGCGGCTCAACGACGATTCCGTCGATGCGGATCTGCCGCTGTCGGCCAGCATCCGCGCCGAAATCGCGGCCAATGGCATGCCGCAGATGATCCAGGGGCAACTGCTCGCCGATGCGGGCACGATCGCCGATCACGCCGACGAGCGGCGCAACATCCATCTCGACCGCGCCGAATTCCGTCTCAATTGGGACGCGCGCCGCAAGAGCCTGATCGTGCCGTTCCAGATCCAGGCCGACGGCAATCAGTTCACCATGCGGGCGACGGTGGAAGCGCCCGCCGAGGGCAGCACCGCCTGGACGATGACGCTCGCCCGCGGCGACGCGGTGATCGATCCGATCATCTTCGGCGCAAACCAGCACGATCAGGAAAGTCTGGCGCTCAACCGCGCCAATGCGCGCCTGCGCATCGATCCGGCGCGCAAGCGCATCGATCTGGAGCAGGGCGATTTCCGCCGCATCGATACGCGGCCCTCGCTCAACTTCGGCGTCGCCGTCACCGGCAGCTTCGACTTCTCCACACCCGATCCGCAGCTCGCCTTCGGCGTCGCCGCCAACCGCATGCCGATCGCGGTGATGAAGCGCGTCTGGCCCGTCTTCGCGGCGACGGATGTGCGCAGCTGGGTGCTCGATCACATTTCGAGCGGCACCGTCGAACGCATCCTGATCGCCGGTAATGCGCCTCTGTCGCAATACGACGAGAAGGGCCCGCCGATGGCGGAGGAGGCGTTGTCGGTCGACGTCGAGACCAGCGACACCACGTTGAAACCGGTCCCGGACCTGCCGGCGATCCGCGACGCCGACCTGACCGTGCGTATCACCGGCGGTAGCGCCAGCGTCAATCTCGGCCGCGGCACCATCGATGTCGACCAGGGGCGCAAGCTCAACATCGCGAGCGGCGTGTTCGAAATAGCCGACACGCATCAGAAGCCGTCGAAGGCGCGTGCCACCTTCCGCATCGACGGCACGGTTCCGGCGGCGGCGGCCTTCCTGTCGAGCGATGCCATGCGGCAAACCATCGGCCTTTCGCTCGATCCCGCCTCCAGCCGCGGCACTCTCGCCGCGCAGGTCGCGATCAATTTCCTGATTGGCAAGACGGCGCCACCCAATTCGCTGAGCTATGTCGTCAATGCCGATCTCACCAATTTCGCGGCCGACAAGCTGCTGATGGGGCAGAAGATCGAAGCCGCCGCGCTCAAGGTGGTCGCCTCCAGCGACGCTTACCAGATCAAGGGCGACGTCAAGATCAACGGGACACCGGCCTCGATCGAGGTCCGCAAGCAGAAGCGCGATGCCGACGCCGAGCTCAAGCTTACGGCGACGCTGGATGAAGCCGCCCGCAAACGGTTGGGACTCGATCTTGGCAGCGCGCTGGTCGGCGGCATGCCGATCAGGCTCATCGGCCGTGTCGGCGACAACGTCACCGACGAGCGCATGACCGTCGATGCCGATCTGACGCCGGTGAAGATCGACAATCTGCTGCCGGGCTGGACGAAGGGGGCGGGCAAGGCGGCACGCGCGACCTTCACGCTGATCAAGTCGGCGAAGAGCATGCGCTTCGAGGATCTGCTCATCGACGGAAACGGCGCCAATGTGAAGGGCGCGCTCGAAGTCGACAATAGCGGCGACCTGATGAACGCCAACTTCCCGGTGTTCAGCCTGTCGGAGGGCGACAAGGTCACGGTGAAGGCCGATCGCGGCAACGACAATGTGCTGCGCGTCGTCGTGCGCGGCGACGTCTATGACGGCCGCGGCTTCGTCAAGGCGTCGATGGCCGGCTCCAGCGAAAAGAGCAAGTCCAAGTCGCCCGACATCGATCTCGATATCAAGATCGGCACGGTCGCCGGTCACAACGGCGAAACGTTGCGCGGACTCGATCTCAAGCTCGGGCGCCGCAACGGCAACATTCGCAGCTTGTCGATGAGTTCCAAGATCGGCCGCGACTCGCCTTTGATCGGCGATCTGCGGCTGCGGGCGCGCGACAACCATCAGGTCGTTTATCTCGAGACCGACGATGCCGGTGCGCTGTTCCGCTTCACCGACATGTATCCGCGCATGTTCGGCGGCCAGATGTGGGTGGCGATGGACCCGCCGAACGCCGAGCAGACGCCGCAGTTCGGCACCTTGTTCATCCGCAATTTCGTCGTGCGCGGCGAGCCGGCGCTCGACAGCGTGGTGTCGAACGCGCCGAACGGGTCAGGCAAGGGCTCGGTCGATTTCAGCGAGATGCGCGCCGACTTCACGCGCTCGACGGGCAAGATGTCGATCCGCGACGGCATCGTGCGCGGACCGCTGGTCGGCGCCACCGTCGAAGGCAACATCGACTACGTGCGCGACGAGGTGCATCTGCGCGGCACCTTCGTCCCGTTCTACGGCCTCAACAACATGTTCGGGCAGATCCCGATCGTCGGGCTGTTCCTTGGCGGCGGCAGCAATGAGGGTCTCGTCGGCATCGCTTACGAGGCGACCGGACCGCCCGGCGCGCCGCGCTTGATGGTCAATCCGGTGACGGCCATCGCGCCCGGTTTGTTGCGCAAGTTCATTCCGTCACCGGGTTCGTTCGATCCGAGCTTCGTGCCGCCCGCGCCGACGAGGTGA
- a CDS encoding TMEM175 family protein has translation MRTFPKSRVDALTDGIFAFAMTLLVLELRLPPELPVHDSAALIAQLRALTPQYLAYVISFFVLAAQWRGAIELRRAEETTREALSWWTLYLFFITSVPFSTSVVGRHGDLAPAVWLYAANMIAVATLSLRLRMLEVLPEHRERASAGNLRIWLFIVTALLSIVASLIVPGHAMYAYFLNFLSWPLSRWRRLES, from the coding sequence ATGCGGACATTCCCGAAGTCCCGCGTCGATGCGCTGACGGACGGCATTTTCGCGTTCGCAATGACATTGCTCGTGCTTGAACTGCGATTGCCGCCGGAACTGCCGGTCCACGACAGCGCTGCCCTGATCGCGCAATTGCGGGCGCTGACGCCGCAGTATCTTGCGTACGTCATCAGCTTTTTCGTTCTCGCGGCGCAATGGCGAGGCGCGATCGAGCTGCGCCGCGCCGAAGAGACCACACGCGAGGCGCTCAGTTGGTGGACGCTCTATCTGTTCTTCATCACATCGGTACCGTTTTCGACCAGCGTCGTTGGCCGACATGGCGATCTGGCGCCGGCGGTATGGCTCTACGCCGCCAACATGATCGCCGTCGCCACGCTCTCGCTCAGGCTGCGGATGTTGGAGGTGCTGCCGGAGCATCGCGAGCGGGCGAGCGCCGGCAATCTCCGGATCTGGCTGTTCATCGTGACGGCGCTGTTATCGATCGTGGCGAGCCTGATCGTGCCGGGACATGCGATGTATGCCTATTTCCTGAATTTCCTGAGTTGGCCGCTCTCGCGCTGGCGCCGGCTCGAGTCGTAA